The following are encoded in a window of Nibricoccus aquaticus genomic DNA:
- a CDS encoding TonB-dependent receptor: MSPFQVRDTTVVGFSLAVSHTELPLGSLANTTTLSDAFAGFHIATSGAHSFNDTIALRGLSNTPIFGTPAVAVYLDAIPLLGASTLPGELAGLSGAALHRGPAESAHFGYAGPAGVLQLYSPAVFLASDDSTLHANSSISATVGDYSLRAGSVSTAFSTHGKTSVFASASGQSRDGYIFNRTLGHDVDHRDNRSGLLRLETHPFTPLTLALTFHATRARDGEQPLVPLDGPFYEIDRASEGFTEHQALNAGLSARIDTAPGTLTATASLNHWDLGPYRSVLAFGPMELLNDATLSRRNQNLELRFISAPDSDTTSAGWSMTGFTSRAKTSGSFARAFSGFTFEESAYEITDHPLALSTDVWLRFAHRWKLAAGLRAERNDQTFVRREQIPTVQTYTLNATDTAFLPRVQLTHDLSAHTAWSLAAAAGRKPGGYSAFTGNRILAAFAPERTRSLETSLSRTFPRQHLRTTIRAYAYAISGYQIERSFATGAFTDDYLVVNAPHARSLGSEWETAWQPTASLTLRAAAGLTRVTLREFTDPYSKIRYDGRRAPFSPSHDATLSATCRLPAGFEGTLAVNSTGRIDYTESEDPRYAQRTFTVINASLAYRARFWRAGLAVRNLTGREYYSSITPGTGHGTPGAPQTIALTFELFTPAK; this comes from the coding sequence ATGAGTCCGTTCCAAGTCCGCGACACCACCGTCGTCGGCTTTTCCCTCGCTGTCAGCCACACGGAACTGCCCCTGGGCTCACTCGCAAACACCACCACACTCTCCGACGCCTTCGCCGGATTCCACATCGCCACGAGCGGTGCCCATTCGTTCAACGACACCATCGCTCTTCGCGGTCTGAGCAACACGCCTATCTTCGGCACGCCCGCCGTCGCTGTTTACCTCGACGCGATTCCACTTCTCGGCGCCTCCACACTGCCCGGAGAACTTGCCGGCCTTTCCGGTGCCGCGCTTCACCGTGGACCGGCAGAGTCCGCGCATTTCGGATACGCCGGCCCCGCCGGTGTCCTCCAACTTTACTCACCTGCCGTCTTCCTTGCTTCGGATGATTCAACCCTCCACGCCAACAGCTCGATCAGCGCCACCGTCGGCGACTACTCGCTCCGTGCGGGCTCCGTTTCCACCGCCTTCTCCACGCACGGAAAAACCTCTGTCTTCGCCAGCGCCTCAGGCCAGTCCCGCGACGGCTACATTTTCAACCGCACACTCGGCCACGACGTTGATCATCGCGACAACCGCTCCGGACTTCTGCGCCTCGAAACGCATCCCTTCACACCGCTCACCCTCGCCCTGACCTTCCACGCCACACGCGCTCGCGATGGCGAACAACCCCTCGTCCCACTCGACGGCCCCTTCTACGAAATCGACCGCGCCAGCGAAGGTTTCACTGAACACCAGGCACTCAACGCAGGACTCTCCGCGAGGATCGACACGGCGCCCGGCACTCTCACCGCCACGGCCAGCCTCAACCACTGGGATCTCGGCCCCTACCGCAGTGTCCTCGCCTTCGGCCCGATGGAGCTTCTCAACGACGCCACTCTCTCGCGTCGCAACCAAAACCTCGAACTCCGCTTTATCTCCGCTCCCGACTCCGACACCACCTCCGCCGGCTGGAGCATGACCGGATTCACTTCCCGCGCCAAAACCAGCGGCAGTTTTGCCCGCGCCTTCAGCGGCTTCACCTTCGAAGAGTCCGCCTACGAAATCACCGACCATCCGCTCGCGCTCTCGACCGATGTGTGGCTGCGCTTCGCCCATCGCTGGAAACTCGCCGCCGGTCTCCGCGCTGAGCGCAACGACCAGACATTCGTGCGCCGCGAACAAATCCCCACCGTCCAGACCTACACGCTCAACGCCACCGACACCGCCTTCCTCCCGCGCGTTCAGCTCACGCACGATCTCTCGGCGCACACCGCGTGGTCTCTCGCCGCCGCCGCCGGTCGCAAACCCGGCGGCTACTCCGCTTTCACCGGCAACCGCATCCTCGCCGCCTTCGCTCCCGAGCGCACCCGCTCGCTCGAAACCAGCCTCAGCCGCACCTTCCCCCGCCAGCACCTCCGCACCACCATCCGCGCCTACGCGTACGCGATCTCTGGCTACCAGATCGAGCGCTCCTTTGCCACCGGCGCCTTCACTGACGACTACCTTGTGGTCAACGCCCCGCACGCCCGCTCCCTCGGCAGCGAATGGGAAACCGCCTGGCAACCCACCGCCTCACTCACTCTCCGCGCCGCCGCCGGCCTCACGCGCGTCACGCTCCGTGAGTTCACCGATCCGTACTCAAAAATCCGTTACGACGGCCGCCGCGCGCCCTTCTCTCCCTCGCACGATGCCACCCTGTCCGCCACCTGCCGCCTTCCCGCCGGCTTCGAAGGCACGCTCGCGGTCAACTCCACCGGTCGCATCGACTACACCGAAAGCGAAGACCCCCGCTACGCGCAGCGCACCTTCACGGTGATCAACGCCAGCCTCGCCTACCGCGCCCGTTTCTGGCGCGCCGGGCTCGCCGTGCGCAACCTCACCGGCCGCGAGTACTACAGCTCGATCACCCCCGGCACCGGCCACGGCACTCCCGGCGCTCCGCAAACCATCGCGCTCACATTCGAACTGTTCACGCCCGCGAAATAA